ATACTTCCCAATTAGCAGCACCCGGCTTGGTATAGATTGCATACGACCCTGCTTTTAAGGTTTTTCCACCAACTTCTACATCATCGCTAAAGGTAATTTTTGTATTTGCATTTGCACCGGTGCGCCAAATAGCATTGTAAGGCACCAACTCTCCAAAAATTGTCCTACCCTTCATAGACGGTCTGGAGTATTCTAAAGTAACGTCTGTTAAACCTACTTTTTGTTCAATTTTCTGAAATGGACTGGGTTGTGGCGTTTGTATTTGTGCTTGTATGCCAACCGAAAACATAAAAGCCGTAAGGAGAAAAATAATTTTTTTCATCGTAGTGATATTAAAGTGTTTATATTGTTCGCGAAGTTACCATTTGCAAAATTTTTAAAGGTTAAGAAAACCTTAAAATACTATAAAGTTATAGTTTACTCCCCCTCCTAAAAGCTAGGCTGTAGAAACGATTACGCAGAATTGTTAATATTTTGTTTAATCTTTTATAAGTTTAATAAAACAAAGTACATTTAGAAAAAAATAAATTATGTTGAAGTACCTAAAAAAAATATTGAAACCAAACATCCGTCGTAGCACGATTAAAACTAATACCTATAGGTTATTGCGCATGAACGAGAAGTTAACATTCTATAGAGATAAATAAAGTTTATGAAAATTTATACGCTTCACGCGAAACAAAAATTACCCATAACTTTAAAAGAAGGTTGGAATTTTCTCTCAAACCCTAAAAACCTAAAAGTAATAACGCCAGAATATATGGGTTTTAACATCCAGTCTGGCGCTGATAGGGAGATGTATCCTGGCCAAATTATTGAATACATAGTTACGCCTATCTTAGGAATTAAAACACGCTGGGTTACCGAAATTACACATTCCGTTGAAAACGAGTATTTTGTAGATGAACAGCGTTTTGGTCCCTATGCGCTTTGGCACCACAAACATTTTATAAAGGAAATTGAGGGCGGCATTGAGATGGAAGACCTGCTGCATTACAAATTACCGTTCGGATTTATCGGACAACTCGTGCATCCTTACCTGGTAAAACCAAAACTTGAAGAAATTTTTGAATTCCGAAAAAACAAATTGACAGCGCTTTTCGGGAACTTCTAATTTCACCTAAAAAAATATATGCAAAAAAACATACTCTTAATTGGCGGATCTTATGGAATTGGTGCTGCCCTAGCCCAATTATTAAAACGCGACCACAATGTGTTTGTCGCCTCCCGTACCAAGGGAGAAGTTTCGGAAGGCATTACGCATCTTACTTTTGATGCATTGCACGATAATATTTTGGACCTTAGTTTACCTGAAAAAATTCACGGATTTGCATATTTTCCCGGAAGCATCAATCTAAAACCTTTTAAAATGATGAAACCCGAAACCTTTGTAGCCGATATGGAACTAAATTTTCATGCGCTGGTACAGGTGGTTCACGGTATTTTACCAAAATTGAAACAAGCCGAGCAGGCAAATTTGGTGTTTTTTAGTACCGTTGCCGTAAAAGTAGGAATGCCTTTTCACACCAGTGTGGCTGCCGCGAAGGGAGCTATTGAAGGTTTTGCCAAGGCGCTTGCCGCAGAACACGCACCAAATTTTAGGGTGAATGTAATTGCTCCCTCGCTCACAGATACTTCGTTAGCTTCAAAATTATTAAACAACGATTCAAATAAAGAAAAAATGGCCGAACGCCATCCGTTAAAAAAAGTTGGCACGGCGGAGGATATTGCGGCAATGGCGTCCTTTCTATTAAGCGACCAATCGCAATGGATTACAGGGCAAGTACTTGGTGTAGACGGCGGGCTTTCAACACTAAACAACAACTAACTATTGGCTGATAAAGTAAATATATTTTGGTTCCGAAGAGATCTGCGACTGGATGACAACGTAGGTTTTTACAAAGCGCTACACGGCAAATTTCCAGTACTTCCCATTTTTATTTTTGACACTGAAATTTTAAACGAGCTTCCAAAAGGCGACGCACGGGTTTCCTTTATATTTACAACGCTTCAAAATATGCGCGATAAACTGCAAACGCACGGAAGCAGTCTTGCAATGTATCACGGAAATCCGATGGCGATTTTTAAAAAAATTATTTCAGCATATAACGTACAAAATGTAATAACCAATCACG
This region of Aequorivita marisscotiae genomic DNA includes:
- a CDS encoding SRPBCC family protein; the protein is MKIYTLHAKQKLPITLKEGWNFLSNPKNLKVITPEYMGFNIQSGADREMYPGQIIEYIVTPILGIKTRWVTEITHSVENEYFVDEQRFGPYALWHHKHFIKEIEGGIEMEDLLHYKLPFGFIGQLVHPYLVKPKLEEIFEFRKNKLTALFGNF
- a CDS encoding SDR family NAD(P)-dependent oxidoreductase — protein: MQKNILLIGGSYGIGAALAQLLKRDHNVFVASRTKGEVSEGITHLTFDALHDNILDLSLPEKIHGFAYFPGSINLKPFKMMKPETFVADMELNFHALVQVVHGILPKLKQAEQANLVFFSTVAVKVGMPFHTSVAAAKGAIEGFAKALAAEHAPNFRVNVIAPSLTDTSLASKLLNNDSNKEKMAERHPLKKVGTAEDIAAMASFLLSDQSQWITGQVLGVDGGLSTLNNN